In Lewinellaceae bacterium, a single window of DNA contains:
- a CDS encoding flippase, with the protein MSGKRTSWLKAGSYSLLGYFAQLGLAFVSFLVLIRIMPEYQFGVWVLFLTVTSFAEMARIGLTQNALVKFCVEQKEASGKVLTAGLFLNTASGIVLSLLLLLAGISLGRLWSAPELMQLLWWYPAFALLHGTARFVDNIQMAHNDFKGIFWSKSAYGLAFLGGIVAVWGWQKEVALGWLPALQVLASFPSLAISVFYRMDYLKPGPLDWSWMKRIFHFGKYVLGTNFSSMFFNKMDIMMVGAFLNPMAVGLYNVAARITNYMEVPMSGIAQVAYPRLAEANRESGKGEVAFLYERTVGLLLALLLPMAFFVLGLGRPIVVLLAGEAYADAAPILNILVVAVLAKPWGRLFGVTLDAIGRPRLNFTILVLGLFLNGVLNLTFIPLWGGEGAAMASLVSIWTIILAGQLVLRRIIPIRQCKIFSRMWGLYCHPLTKLKLKKWT; encoded by the coding sequence ATGAGCGGGAAAAGAACATCATGGTTGAAAGCAGGCAGCTACTCGCTTCTGGGATACTTTGCTCAGTTGGGGCTGGCCTTCGTCAGCTTTCTCGTGCTCATCCGGATCATGCCCGAATACCAGTTCGGCGTTTGGGTGCTTTTCCTGACCGTCACCTCTTTTGCGGAAATGGCGAGAATAGGGCTCACGCAGAATGCCCTGGTGAAGTTCTGCGTAGAGCAAAAAGAAGCTTCTGGAAAAGTCCTTACGGCCGGCCTTTTTCTGAATACGGCCAGCGGTATTGTGTTGAGCCTGTTGTTGCTCCTGGCGGGCATTTCCCTGGGGCGTTTGTGGTCTGCCCCCGAATTGATGCAACTGCTGTGGTGGTATCCGGCCTTTGCCCTTCTGCACGGTACGGCCCGTTTCGTGGATAATATTCAGATGGCCCACAACGACTTTAAAGGCATCTTCTGGTCAAAATCGGCCTACGGGCTGGCCTTCCTGGGGGGTATTGTCGCCGTATGGGGCTGGCAGAAGGAAGTAGCCCTCGGCTGGCTGCCGGCCCTTCAGGTGCTGGCGAGCTTTCCCTCTCTGGCGATCTCTGTTTTCTACAGGATGGATTACCTGAAGCCGGGGCCCCTTGACTGGAGCTGGATGAAGCGCATTTTCCACTTTGGGAAATACGTACTGGGGACCAACTTCAGCTCCATGTTTTTCAACAAAATGGACATCATGATGGTGGGCGCCTTCCTTAACCCGATGGCCGTCGGCCTGTATAATGTGGCGGCCCGCATCACCAATTACATGGAGGTGCCCATGTCGGGGATTGCGCAGGTCGCCTATCCGCGCCTGGCGGAGGCGAACAGGGAGTCGGGGAAAGGCGAGGTGGCCTTTCTGTACGAGCGCACGGTAGGTTTGCTGCTGGCCTTACTCCTGCCCATGGCCTTCTTCGTGCTGGGGCTGGGCCGGCCTATTGTTGTGCTCCTGGCCGGCGAGGCTTACGCTGATGCGGCCCCCATTCTGAACATCCTGGTGGTGGCGGTACTGGCCAAACCCTGGGGGCGCCTTTTTGGCGTCACCCTGGATGCCATCGGCCGGCCGCGCCTCAATTTTACAATTCTGGTCCTGGGCCTATTCTTAAACGGCGTGCTGAATTTGACCTTCATCCCGCTCTGGGGCGGGGAAGGAGCCGCCATGGCCAGCCTGGTGTCGATATGGACGATAATACTGGCGGGCCAGTTGGTGCTGCGCAGGATCATTCCAATCAGGCAGTGCAAGATATTTAGCCGGATGTGGGGGCTCTATTGCCACCCTTTAACAAAACTAAAACTCAAAAAATGGACGTGA
- a CDS encoding OmpA family protein encodes MTKRNALLLAAALLLGVTGNLHAQTEKNNGYPTPKDMFEIGAQAGHLFISGDVNYKPGYGAGLHIRKSLDYVFSIRADGFLGKASGEEGSVENSTYREYETTYMAGTVFGVISANSLRWNQSVRKVNAYAMIGLGGSYFEAQTRQDPKRPLSSPGYSFAPHVAGGIGLDFRINNRINIGLEHQAVILFSSKADLVDGFNLNRGGGNQRSLFRDVVHFTAVKVNVNIGNPGTRSEPLYWINPLESVMNDLAQIKDQSQLTLEDSDADGVIDAIDQEPNTPPDVPVDTKGRTLDSDRDGVPDYKDREPYFPPRPGERVNTEGVVVNPIGGGPGGGGVSEARVREIIAEEMQNYQLRDESSVSGGGSVTEWFLPMIHFGTSSNNIKYSDYGTLASIARMLKGNPNIRLVVSGYTDATGEVPSNNVLSYYRAKSVIDHLVNNHGIGRGRLVLQWKGQEDLLVPSSSSYMNRRVEFRVARPDDVEMDPPAGAKKGTGDGY; translated from the coding sequence ATGACAAAGAGAAATGCCCTTCTGCTGGCAGCAGCCCTCCTTCTGGGAGTAACGGGCAACCTTCACGCTCAAACAGAAAAGAATAACGGATATCCGACGCCTAAGGACATGTTTGAGATCGGCGCCCAGGCGGGGCACCTGTTTATCTCCGGCGACGTCAATTACAAACCAGGATACGGCGCGGGCCTGCACATCCGCAAATCCCTGGATTATGTATTTTCCATCCGCGCGGATGGCTTTCTGGGCAAAGCTTCCGGCGAAGAAGGCTCGGTAGAAAACAGCACTTACCGCGAATACGAAACCACCTATATGGCAGGAACTGTCTTCGGTGTTATCTCCGCCAACAGCCTGCGCTGGAATCAATCGGTGCGCAAAGTAAACGCTTACGCCATGATCGGGCTGGGAGGGTCTTACTTCGAAGCCCAAACCCGGCAAGACCCCAAACGCCCTCTGAGCAGCCCCGGCTATTCTTTCGCTCCGCACGTTGCCGGTGGAATCGGCCTGGATTTCCGCATCAACAACCGAATCAACATCGGCCTCGAGCACCAGGCTGTCATATTGTTCAGCAGCAAAGCGGACCTGGTTGACGGATTCAACCTGAACCGCGGAGGCGGCAACCAGCGGTCGCTCTTCCGCGACGTCGTCCACTTTACCGCTGTAAAAGTAAACGTCAATATCGGCAACCCCGGCACCCGCTCCGAGCCGCTGTACTGGATCAACCCGCTGGAGTCGGTGATGAACGACCTGGCCCAGATAAAAGACCAATCTCAACTCACCCTGGAAGATTCCGACGCAGACGGCGTGATCGACGCCATTGACCAGGAGCCCAATACGCCCCCGGATGTGCCGGTGGACACCAAAGGCCGCACGCTGGACAGCGACCGCGACGGCGTGCCCGATTACAAAGACAGAGAGCCCTACTTCCCTCCGCGCCCCGGCGAGCGGGTCAATACGGAAGGCGTAGTGGTCAACCCGATCGGCGGCGGCCCCGGCGGCGGCGGCGTGTCTGAAGCCAGAGTGCGCGAAATTATTGCCGAAGAAATGCAGAATTATCAATTGCGCGACGAGAGCAGTGTGAGCGGGGGAGGCAGCGTGACGGAATGGTTCCTTCCCATGATCCACTTTGGCACCAGCAGCAACAACATCAAGTATTCTGATTACGGCACGCTGGCCAGCATCGCCCGCATGTTGAAAGGAAATCCGAATATCCGCCTCGTCGTGTCCGGTTATACCGATGCCACCGGGGAGGTGCCCAGCAATAACGTACTGTCTTACTACCGGGCTAAATCGGTCATCGACCACCTGGTGAACAACCACGGTATCGGCCGCGGCCGGCTCGTATTGCAGTGGAAAGGACAGGAAGACCTGCTGGTGCCTTCCTCCAGCAGCTACATGAACCGCCGGGTTGAATTCCGCGTCGCCCGCCCCGATGACGTGGAAATGGATCCTCCGGCTGGCGCCAAGAAAGGAACCGGCGACGGGTATTGA
- a CDS encoding response regulator, whose product MPACLLLLSPAKGLLWANSRLLGLLNSKRVSDDGISIWQLFPKKDWQRIKEWLSADAHPQQEEIEVWFRGRNQVLLRRLPPAPGLDTKEAYLLSVEGIADVKATGELTERAFDEIQTGQEEQQRFLASVSHEIRNSAAVIAGIVRASQEGHLSHKELQHLQYTTDLLLHLTENLLYYSKIKENKFQLAQGLFNLQELLSSIAQVPLVFLQHSPVGFELRQDARLPVHCFGDKSAIYQILLNLLSNALKFTREGSIALAVNLAGKDKQGRVLIRFQVKDSGPGIPENEMDAIFGRFQQGKGFGPAKGHGLGLAISRQLAELMGGKITVESQAGQGSTFEVILPLEEAPAIPPLHEKGFSAQPDIFHCSSPARVLVLEDDPLSRSYLESFLQKEGVAYQSCANGQEALQALEANRFDLALLDLNTPLVNGYEVAINLRNSLGNPNCNIPLIALSGGHFSKEEPRLREAGISHFISKPYCTEQLRHLLWQQHLAKQQNAQMETFRFSPSFDHQELKTLYGDNYDQIQNMFEAFLRTVPKALDRMAEMLVQEDWPELAAQAHKARPSFSLVGWRQVANLAKKVEEECHNSKDKSRIKQYFLGFRRAADEAMCAVANENQRLISFCLNNTPHNYANPDRR is encoded by the coding sequence ATGCCGGCATGCCTCCTTTTGCTAAGCCCGGCAAAAGGGTTGCTCTGGGCCAACTCGCGTCTTCTTGGCCTGCTAAACAGTAAAAGGGTTTCTGATGATGGCATCAGCATCTGGCAACTCTTCCCGAAAAAAGACTGGCAAAGGATTAAGGAATGGTTAAGCGCCGATGCCCACCCTCAACAAGAAGAGATAGAGGTATGGTTTCGGGGCCGAAACCAGGTGCTCCTTCGCCGCCTGCCCCCGGCCCCGGGGCTGGATACAAAAGAGGCCTATTTACTGAGCGTGGAAGGCATTGCGGATGTAAAAGCAACTGGAGAGCTGACTGAAAGGGCCTTCGACGAAATCCAAACAGGACAGGAGGAGCAACAAAGGTTTTTAGCCTCCGTAAGCCATGAAATCCGCAACAGTGCGGCCGTTATCGCCGGCATTGTCCGCGCCTCTCAGGAAGGCCATCTTTCTCATAAAGAACTACAACATTTACAATATACGACAGACCTTTTACTTCACCTGACCGAAAACCTGCTGTATTATTCTAAAATCAAGGAGAACAAATTTCAACTGGCGCAGGGCCTTTTCAACCTCCAGGAATTGCTTTCTTCCATTGCCCAGGTGCCGTTGGTTTTCCTGCAGCATAGCCCGGTTGGTTTCGAACTTCGCCAGGATGCCCGGCTCCCTGTCCATTGTTTTGGAGACAAATCCGCCATTTATCAAATCCTGCTGAACCTATTGAGCAATGCCCTGAAATTCACCAGGGAGGGAAGCATTGCGCTTGCAGTGAACCTGGCGGGAAAAGACAAACAAGGAAGAGTACTGATTCGATTCCAGGTTAAAGATTCAGGGCCGGGTATTCCCGAGAATGAGATGGATGCCATATTCGGCCGTTTTCAACAGGGCAAAGGGTTCGGGCCCGCCAAAGGACATGGTTTGGGCCTGGCCATCAGCCGGCAACTGGCCGAACTAATGGGTGGAAAAATTACAGTGGAGAGCCAAGCCGGCCAAGGCAGTACTTTTGAAGTCATCCTGCCTCTGGAGGAGGCGCCGGCTATACCACCGCTCCACGAAAAGGGCTTTTCGGCTCAACCCGATATTTTCCATTGTTCCTCACCAGCAAGGGTGCTGGTCCTTGAAGACGACCCTCTAAGCCGTTCCTATCTGGAAAGCTTTCTGCAAAAGGAAGGGGTTGCTTATCAATCCTGCGCTAATGGACAGGAAGCCCTGCAAGCTTTAGAAGCGAACCGCTTCGACCTGGCCCTGCTCGACCTGAATACGCCTTTGGTCAATGGCTATGAAGTAGCCATCAACCTCCGGAACAGCCTCGGCAACCCCAATTGCAATATTCCGCTGATTGCTCTTTCTGGCGGGCATTTTTCTAAAGAAGAGCCCAGGCTCAGGGAGGCAGGTATCAGTCACTTCATATCCAAGCCTTACTGCACTGAACAGTTGAGGCATTTGCTTTGGCAGCAGCATTTGGCTAAGCAGCAGAATGCCCAAATGGAAACTTTTCGGTTTTCTCCCTCCTTTGACCATCAGGAACTCAAGACGCTGTACGGGGACAACTACGATCAAATCCAAAACATGTTCGAGGCATTCCTCCGAACCGTTCCGAAAGCCCTGGACAGGATGGCCGAAATGCTGGTACAGGAAGACTGGCCGGAGTTGGCTGCACAAGCACATAAGGCCAGGCCCTCTTTCTCACTCGTGGGATGGCGGCAAGTAGCTAACCTGGCTAAAAAAGTGGAGGAAGAATGCCACAACAGCAAAGACAAGAGCCGCATCAAACAATATTTTCTGGGATTCAGAAGAGCCGCTGATGAAGCCATGTGCGCAGTGGCCAATGAAAACCAACGGTTGATTTCATTTTGCCTCAACAATACCCCTCATAATTATGCGAATCCTGATCGTCGATGA
- a CDS encoding acyltransferase, with the protein MKTMIRKELEKIRRENPASGSGLSLYPRLLFRLLRLCGYLLKGRWAMRSARKAGRLVFLRGRLKLENKGTLKIGNKVRIWSSIHPSQIYVEKSAHLTVGDGCYINGAFIAVCRRVSIGKNCFLGPMAHVQDSPFFGLDAGQAAAHAQPVIIEDDAWLAARCTIVGGVRIGRGAVVAVGAVVVEDVPPYCVVAGNPARVVKQIRPEPLPEPHSKEASCRNKKKTLHKT; encoded by the coding sequence ATGAAAACCATGATCAGGAAGGAATTGGAAAAGATACGCCGGGAAAACCCGGCTTCCGGCAGCGGGCTCAGCTTGTATCCCCGCCTTCTTTTCCGGCTGTTGCGTTTGTGCGGCTACCTTTTGAAAGGGCGCTGGGCTATGCGTAGCGCCCGGAAGGCCGGGCGTTTGGTTTTTTTGCGCGGGAGGCTGAAGCTCGAAAATAAAGGAACGCTGAAAATCGGAAACAAAGTGCGGATTTGGTCCAGCATTCACCCCAGCCAGATTTATGTAGAAAAGTCGGCACATTTGACGGTGGGCGACGGCTGTTACATCAACGGCGCTTTTATTGCCGTTTGCCGGAGAGTGAGCATTGGGAAGAATTGCTTCCTGGGCCCAATGGCGCATGTTCAGGACAGCCCGTTCTTCGGGCTGGATGCCGGCCAGGCAGCGGCCCATGCCCAGCCGGTGATTATTGAGGATGATGCCTGGCTGGCCGCCCGATGCACCATTGTGGGCGGTGTTCGCATTGGCCGGGGGGCAGTGGTGGCAGTTGGCGCCGTTGTGGTGGAGGATGTTCCGCCCTATTGTGTAGTTGCCGGCAATCCCGCCCGTGTAGTCAAACAAATCAGGCCGGAACCATTGCCGGAGCCTCATTCAAAAGAAGCTTCTTGCCGCAACAAAAAGAAAACCCTGCATAAAACCTGA
- a CDS encoding glycosyltransferase family 2 protein, protein MIALKILFWASAALLFYTYLGYGLLVAVWLKIREWRQGKRNVPAVRDGAVEWPEVTLLIAAYNEEAVLEEKIRNCRALDYPEGKLKLLFITDGSDDGGPELIRRYDDIRLLHQPERQGKVAALQRAMPRSESPITVFTDANTFLNPEAIRCLVAHFQNPRVGAVAGEKYIRRQSAASASSAGEGLYWKYESFLKRQDAELHSVVGAAGELYAIRTSLFQVVPEDTLLDDFMQTLLIAGAGYRVAYAPEARAEEYASAGLEEELKRKIRICAGGVQSILRLLPLLNPFQFGLLSFQYLSHRVLRWTLAPLALPLVFISALALALKGLPFYQYGLWAQLLFYGLALLGFGLRSRSIMIPGFFVPLYFCMMNYSVYAGFLRFFFGTQGVNWEKAQRAGAEAAAP, encoded by the coding sequence ATGATTGCACTAAAGATCCTGTTTTGGGCTTCCGCTGCCCTCCTCTTCTACACCTACCTCGGCTACGGCCTTCTGGTTGCCGTCTGGTTGAAAATAAGGGAATGGCGGCAGGGGAAGCGGAATGTGCCCGCTGTCCGGGATGGCGCGGTGGAATGGCCGGAAGTCACCTTGCTCATTGCTGCTTACAATGAGGAAGCAGTACTCGAGGAAAAGATTCGAAATTGCCGTGCTCTGGACTATCCGGAAGGAAAATTGAAGTTGCTCTTCATTACCGATGGCTCCGATGACGGTGGCCCTGAACTGATCAGGCGCTACGATGACATTCGATTGCTGCATCAGCCAGAACGGCAGGGGAAGGTTGCCGCGCTCCAGCGGGCTATGCCCCGGTCTGAAAGCCCCATAACCGTATTCACCGACGCAAACACTTTCCTGAATCCTGAGGCTATCCGGTGCCTGGTGGCGCATTTTCAGAACCCCCGGGTGGGAGCAGTAGCCGGAGAGAAGTACATCCGCAGGCAGTCTGCAGCTTCCGCCAGTTCCGCAGGCGAGGGTTTGTATTGGAAGTACGAATCCTTTTTGAAGCGGCAGGATGCCGAATTGCACTCCGTAGTCGGGGCCGCGGGAGAGTTGTATGCGATACGGACCTCCTTATTTCAGGTTGTTCCTGAGGATACCTTGCTGGATGATTTTATGCAGACCCTGCTGATTGCCGGGGCCGGGTACCGGGTGGCTTATGCTCCTGAGGCCCGGGCGGAGGAATATGCTTCGGCTGGCCTGGAAGAAGAACTGAAACGAAAGATACGAATCTGTGCTGGCGGGGTGCAATCCATACTCCGCCTTTTGCCGCTGCTCAACCCTTTTCAGTTTGGCCTCCTAAGTTTTCAATACCTATCCCATAGGGTCCTTCGATGGACTTTGGCGCCGCTGGCCCTGCCCCTGGTTTTTATCAGTGCCCTGGCCCTGGCCTTGAAAGGCTTGCCTTTTTATCAGTATGGGCTATGGGCGCAACTCCTCTTTTACGGGCTGGCCCTGCTGGGTTTCGGCCTCAGATCCCGTTCTATAATGATCCCCGGATTCTTTGTCCCGCTTTACTTTTGTATGATGAACTATAGCGTATACGCCGGTTTCCTGCGTTTCTTTTTCGGCACACAAGGGGTAAATTGGGAGAAAGCACAACGGGCAGGAGCGGAAGCGGCAGCTCCCTGA
- a CDS encoding response regulator transcription factor, whose amino-acid sequence MRILIVDDDECSRLNLRFVCVQIKGVEIAGEFENAFSAYLFLKENPIDLILLDIEMPQFSGMDLVRSAQELPAVIFITSKEEYAATAFNYIENVVDYIVKPVSLLRLQKALERFQHAGESAVVTFPKASNPFIFVKTDKRYIRIDLNDLLYIESLGDYSIFKTSQHRHVVNTPLKHIHQQLQESQFIKVHRSYIVNMSRIVDIENNSLVIGGKVIPISRSHRPELMRRLPLL is encoded by the coding sequence ATGCGAATCCTGATCGTCGATGATGATGAATGCTCCAGGTTAAACCTCAGATTCGTCTGTGTGCAGATCAAAGGCGTGGAAATCGCCGGAGAGTTTGAGAATGCTTTCAGTGCCTACTTGTTTCTGAAAGAAAATCCGATAGACTTAATTTTGCTGGACATTGAGATGCCTCAATTCAGCGGTATGGACCTGGTCAGAAGCGCTCAGGAATTGCCTGCCGTTATTTTTATAACCAGTAAGGAAGAATACGCCGCCACCGCTTTCAATTACATCGAGAACGTGGTTGATTATATCGTCAAGCCGGTCAGCCTTCTGCGGCTTCAAAAAGCCCTGGAGCGCTTTCAGCATGCCGGGGAAAGCGCCGTCGTAACCTTTCCAAAAGCCAGCAACCCTTTTATCTTCGTGAAAACAGATAAGCGCTATATAAGGATCGACCTGAACGACCTTCTTTATATAGAATCGCTGGGAGATTATTCCATTTTTAAAACTTCTCAGCACAGGCACGTCGTGAATACTCCTTTAAAGCACATCCACCAGCAACTCCAGGAGTCCCAGTTCATAAAGGTGCACCGGTCCTACATTGTAAATATGTCCAGGATAGTAGATATTGAAAACAACAGCCTGGTCATCGGCGGGAAGGTAATCCCTATCAGCCGGTCTCACCGCCCTGAACTGATGAGAAGGCTTCCCCTGCTCTGA
- a CDS encoding class I SAM-dependent methyltransferase: MDVNVTFGKMQAQMSQRMQRFPRLSRWAARIFGYTLVGNYARALSFKSLLGQLPLESFRKILDLGCGYGEYSFLLSEALPRATITALDLNKAAIANIRRLAAELGMGNLETHLGPIESVEGKDGWYDLIFSIDVFEHIREEEMPFAEAFRKLRPGGYLLVKMPSREQLTLLPESWFEDHHHWLEEEHIGQVYSLEGLKARMEKEGFKVLYAAYGDGWWSRLGWEVGYLSRKAGPLAQLLCLPLAKLLVRVDRWGGKKESGNTIQVIGQKP; the protein is encoded by the coding sequence ATGGACGTGAATGTTACTTTTGGAAAGATGCAGGCACAAATGAGCCAACGCATGCAGCGCTTTCCGCGCCTGTCGCGTTGGGCTGCCAGGATATTCGGATATACCCTTGTTGGCAACTACGCCCGGGCGCTGTCCTTCAAAAGCCTGCTGGGCCAGTTGCCACTGGAATCCTTTCGCAAAATCCTGGATTTGGGCTGCGGTTATGGCGAATATTCCTTCCTTTTGTCCGAAGCGCTGCCCCGGGCCACCATTACGGCTCTGGACCTGAATAAGGCGGCCATCGCCAATATCCGCCGGCTGGCTGCCGAACTGGGAATGGGCAACCTGGAAACCCACCTCGGCCCCATCGAATCCGTCGAAGGCAAGGATGGCTGGTACGACCTCATCTTCTCCATTGATGTTTTCGAACACATCCGCGAGGAGGAGATGCCCTTTGCCGAGGCTTTCCGAAAGCTGAGGCCCGGCGGTTACCTGCTGGTGAAAATGCCCAGCCGCGAACAGCTCACCCTACTGCCGGAAAGCTGGTTTGAAGATCATCATCATTGGCTGGAAGAAGAACACATCGGCCAGGTTTACAGCCTGGAAGGATTGAAGGCCCGCATGGAAAAGGAGGGCTTTAAGGTACTGTATGCCGCTTACGGCGACGGTTGGTGGAGCCGCCTGGGGTGGGAGGTTGGGTACCTTTCCCGCAAAGCCGGGCCCCTGGCACAACTGCTGTGCCTGCCATTGGCCAAGCTTTTGGTGCGGGTCGACCGATGGGGCGGAAAAAAGGAAAGTGGAAACACGATACAGGTCATAGGACAGAAGCCTTAG
- a CDS encoding glycosyltransferase family 2 protein: MDQPLVSIIAVNYKNAEVTCEMLDTLRQATYPALEVLLVDNGAEERQKALFERHYPGLAYMYSADNLGFAGGNNLAIPKARGKYIMLLNNDTIVPQDFVEPMVQYMEEHITVGIASPKIYYHSQPNVLQYAGSQAVSCFTGRGRNLARLKVDDGRFNQSGPTGLAHGACMLIRREAIDQVGLLSERYFMYYEEIDFCERARSQGWDIHLVADSCIFHRESSSIGKNSPRKTYYLYRNRWLFMRLCKPGWGYYLFLLYFLLIAVPRHLSKHWMQQETGHARAILRSLAWNIRNHQTL, translated from the coding sequence ATGGATCAACCCCTGGTTTCGATCATTGCCGTCAATTATAAAAATGCGGAGGTCACCTGCGAAATGCTGGATACGCTCCGGCAGGCTACTTATCCGGCCCTGGAAGTGCTCCTGGTGGACAATGGCGCGGAGGAAAGGCAGAAGGCCCTTTTTGAACGCCATTACCCGGGCCTTGCCTATATGTACAGTGCGGACAACCTGGGCTTTGCCGGCGGCAACAACCTGGCTATTCCAAAAGCCCGGGGTAAATATATTATGCTGCTGAACAACGACACCATTGTTCCCCAGGATTTCGTGGAACCGATGGTGCAGTACATGGAGGAGCATATCACGGTCGGTATTGCCAGCCCTAAGATTTACTACCACAGCCAACCGAATGTGCTGCAATATGCCGGCTCGCAAGCAGTGAGCTGTTTTACCGGGAGAGGGCGCAACCTGGCCCGGTTGAAGGTAGACGACGGGCGTTTCAACCAGAGTGGGCCTACCGGGCTGGCACATGGCGCTTGCATGCTGATCCGGCGTGAGGCCATCGATCAGGTAGGCTTGCTTTCCGAACGCTACTTCATGTATTACGAAGAGATCGACTTCTGTGAGCGGGCGCGCAGCCAGGGCTGGGACATTCACCTGGTCGCCGATTCCTGCATCTTCCACCGCGAATCTTCATCGATCGGGAAGAATAGCCCCCGGAAAACTTATTACCTGTACCGCAACCGGTGGTTGTTCATGCGATTGTGCAAACCGGGATGGGGCTATTACCTGTTTTTGCTCTATTTCTTGCTCATCGCTGTCCCACGTCATCTGTCGAAACATTGGATGCAACAGGAAACAGGCCATGCCCGGGCCATTCTGCGAAGCCTGGCCTGGAACATCAGGAACCATCAAACTCTGTGA
- a CDS encoding acyltransferase, whose product MKDSDNRQLSGKKPADTGRKHEPARFYFFPGLGSLRSALHFLTSRYFLRKASLCHSLVFTQGRPSIENKGYLEIGQETRIVSNIFRSRLAVKKGARLVIGHNCHINGAIIAATESVVIGNNCCLAPFTHILDGDFHGLSDRQAPGQSAPIVIEDDAWVGARSTVLKGVCIGRGAIVAPGAVVTRNVEAYTMVGGVPATVLRRLPRGKKNQSQK is encoded by the coding sequence ATGAAGGATTCGGATAACCGGCAACTGTCCGGAAAGAAACCGGCGGATACAGGCAGGAAGCATGAGCCGGCCCGCTTTTATTTCTTTCCCGGGCTGGGTTCGCTGCGCAGCGCTTTACATTTTTTGACCAGCCGCTATTTCCTGAGGAAAGCGAGCCTTTGCCATAGCCTTGTTTTTACGCAGGGGCGGCCCAGCATCGAAAACAAAGGTTACCTGGAAATCGGGCAGGAGACGCGTATTGTATCCAATATCTTTCGAAGCCGCCTGGCGGTAAAAAAAGGGGCGCGCCTTGTTATCGGGCACAACTGCCACATCAATGGGGCTATCATTGCCGCAACTGAAAGCGTGGTGATCGGGAATAATTGCTGCCTGGCCCCTTTTACGCATATACTGGACGGCGATTTTCACGGTTTGAGCGACCGGCAGGCACCGGGGCAATCCGCCCCTATAGTCATCGAAGATGACGCATGGGTTGGCGCCCGAAGCACAGTGCTTAAAGGGGTGTGCATCGGGCGGGGGGCCATCGTAGCGCCCGGCGCTGTAGTTACCCGTAATGTGGAAGCTTATACTATGGTGGGAGGCGTGCCGGCAACGGTACTCCGCCGGTTGCCTCGAGGTAAAAAAAACCAGTCTCAGAAATAA